A genome region from Geobacter pickeringii includes the following:
- a CDS encoding helix-turn-helix transcriptional regulator has translation MADVEFELVDVAEFARRMGVSRSTVFDWLARGRFTPGWHYLRVGKTLRFIWTLERLQTLTGDVPVEGEQGEEPQHSFRKSAINMEF, from the coding sequence ATGGCAGATGTCGAGTTTGAGTTGGTGGATGTGGCGGAGTTCGCCCGCAGGATGGGGGTGAGTCGCTCGACGGTGTTTGACTGGCTGGCCCGAGGACGGTTCACCCCGGGGTGGCATTATCTGCGGGTGGGCAAGACGCTTCGTTTCATCTGGACCCTGGAGCGTCTGCAGACGCTTACGGGGGACGTCCCGGTCGAAGGAGAACAGGGTGAGGAGCCGCAGCATAGTTTTCGTAAGTCGGCGATAAATATGGAGTTCTGA
- a CDS encoding integrase domain-containing protein: protein MGKRLERQALERIGKNWSKSSLTKEKLLSNVREFARFCESRYGLQRIDTLKPHMVESYLHSLHERGLAPSTMSGKLSAVREVAKAVGKANIVARDNSAYGVSRQGCRYNPQQANGAKLAEIRATLHTQAEGGDRVALMMRAADALRQQFGLRAKESLLTSKTIGRDGRTYLVVEGAKGGRPRELEVRTVGQQAAVRLVAGTAERLGNANHRLIPPELALKEAYDAQRNTWRALGGTRENGAHMHAERHAYAQARLGETGDRRTVAEELGHGRESVTAHYVHG, encoded by the coding sequence ATGGGAAAGAGGCTTGAACGGCAGGCACTGGAACGGATTGGCAAGAATTGGAGCAAGTCGTCGCTCACCAAGGAGAAGCTGCTCTCGAACGTACGGGAGTTCGCACGGTTTTGCGAATCCCGGTACGGGTTGCAGCGCATTGACACCCTCAAGCCCCACATGGTGGAGAGTTATCTGCACTCCCTGCACGAGCGGGGGCTTGCCCCCTCGACTATGTCGGGGAAGCTCTCGGCAGTCAGGGAGGTTGCCAAGGCCGTGGGCAAGGCGAACATCGTGGCCCGGGACAACTCAGCCTACGGCGTCTCCCGCCAGGGATGCCGGTACAATCCCCAGCAGGCGAATGGGGCCAAGCTGGCGGAGATCAGGGCGACGCTGCACACCCAGGCCGAAGGCGGCGACCGGGTTGCTTTGATGATGCGGGCGGCGGATGCCCTGCGCCAGCAGTTTGGACTGAGGGCGAAGGAGTCGTTGCTCACGTCGAAGACCATCGGGCGTGACGGCAGGACGTACCTCGTGGTGGAGGGTGCCAAGGGTGGGCGCCCCCGCGAGCTTGAGGTGCGGACCGTGGGCCAGCAGGCCGCCGTCCGCCTCGTTGCCGGGACTGCAGAGAGGCTCGGCAACGCCAACCATCGCCTTATCCCCCCCGAGTTGGCCTTGAAAGAGGCCTATGACGCGCAACGGAATACGTGGCGGGCTCTCGGGGGGACCAGGGAGAACGGGGCGCACATGCATGCCGAGCGGCATGCCTATGCCCAGGCGCGCCTGGGAGAAACCGGAGATCGCAGGACCGTAGCCGAGGAACTCGGGCACGGCCGCGAATCAGTCACCGCGCACTATGTGCATGGTTAA
- a CDS encoding ABC transporter ATP-binding protein has protein sequence MPLIAIQNLTKHYQSGGETVEALRGVNLSIDSGEFVTIMGQSGSGKSTLLSVLGGMNHPSGGTVEMAGVTLYELPGEQLADFRAENLGFVFQSFHLIQYLTALENVMLPLTITKMKKTDKVQAAREALERVGLAGKADRLPNQLSGGEQERVAIARAIVKKPPILLADEPTGNLDSRTSEEVMELFRRLNDDGQTIIMVTHNPENSVYADRTIHLRDGFITDESSAGNGARTAA, from the coding sequence ATGCCACTCATTGCGATACAGAATCTCACGAAGCATTACCAGAGCGGCGGTGAAACGGTGGAGGCCCTGCGCGGCGTCAACCTCTCCATCGACAGTGGCGAGTTCGTCACCATCATGGGGCAGTCCGGATCGGGCAAAAGCACGCTCCTGTCGGTCCTTGGTGGCATGAACCACCCGAGCGGAGGCACCGTGGAAATGGCCGGCGTCACGCTCTACGAACTCCCCGGCGAACAGCTTGCCGACTTCCGGGCAGAGAACCTGGGATTCGTCTTCCAGTCGTTCCACCTCATCCAGTACCTCACGGCCCTGGAGAACGTCATGCTTCCCCTGACCATTACGAAGATGAAGAAGACGGATAAGGTGCAGGCCGCCAGGGAGGCCCTCGAACGGGTAGGACTTGCCGGCAAGGCAGACCGCCTTCCCAACCAGCTCTCCGGCGGCGAGCAGGAGCGGGTGGCCATCGCCCGGGCCATCGTCAAGAAACCGCCCATCCTCCTTGCCGACGAGCCCACCGGCAATCTGGACTCCAGGACCAGCGAGGAAGTCATGGAGCTTTTCCGGCGCCTCAACGACGATGGGCAGACGATCATCATGGTGACCCACAACCCCGAGAACAGCGTTTACGCCGACCGGACCATCCATCTTCGCGACGGTTTCATAACCGATGAATCCAGCGCGGGTAATGGCGCGAGAACCGCTGCCTGA
- a CDS encoding ABC transporter permease: protein MKLHDISINNLRRRKAKMAFLTIGLMVGIATIVTLVTLTSSMSHDIGKKMDEFGANILIMPQSNDLSMSYGGISLGRVTFDQREIREEDLAKITTIKNSRNILSVSPKVLGGIRLGAREALLVGVDFEKELKMKQWWSIFGGAPAKESEILLGSAAADSAHLTPGDTVGIGGKSFTVSGVLAQTGSQDDSLVFMPLRSAQRLLGKEGRITLVEVAALCSGCPIGDMVVQIGEKLPDAKVTAIQQVVEGRLKALDHFKRFAFAVAGVVTFIGSLIVFVTMMGSVAERTTEIGVFRAIGFRKSHIMRIILLEAALVSLLAGVLGYAAGMGGAKVALPFMAEATDAALVWDPSVMAGSIALSLVVGMLASLYPALHASRLDPTEALRAL, encoded by the coding sequence ATGAAGCTGCATGACATTTCCATCAACAACCTCCGCCGTCGCAAGGCGAAGATGGCTTTTCTCACCATCGGACTCATGGTCGGCATCGCCACTATCGTGACCCTGGTCACCCTCACCTCGTCCATGTCCCACGACATCGGCAAGAAGATGGACGAGTTCGGAGCGAACATCCTCATCATGCCCCAGAGCAATGATCTCTCCATGAGCTACGGGGGGATCAGCCTCGGGCGGGTCACCTTCGATCAGCGGGAGATCCGCGAGGAGGATCTGGCGAAGATCACCACCATCAAGAACAGTCGTAATATCCTTTCCGTCTCTCCCAAGGTGCTTGGGGGGATCAGGCTTGGTGCCCGGGAGGCCTTGCTGGTGGGGGTCGATTTCGAGAAAGAGCTGAAGATGAAGCAGTGGTGGAGCATTTTTGGCGGGGCGCCGGCGAAGGAGAGTGAAATTCTGCTCGGCAGCGCCGCAGCCGACTCGGCCCATCTGACGCCGGGCGATACGGTGGGCATTGGCGGGAAGAGCTTCACCGTCTCCGGTGTCCTGGCCCAGACAGGCTCTCAGGACGATTCCCTCGTCTTCATGCCGCTGCGCAGTGCCCAGAGGCTCCTCGGCAAGGAAGGGCGGATTACCCTGGTGGAGGTTGCCGCACTCTGCTCCGGTTGTCCCATCGGCGACATGGTGGTGCAGATCGGCGAAAAGCTCCCCGACGCCAAGGTTACAGCTATCCAGCAGGTGGTCGAAGGGCGGCTCAAGGCCCTCGATCATTTCAAGCGCTTTGCCTTTGCCGTGGCCGGCGTCGTCACCTTCATCGGCTCCCTCATCGTCTTCGTCACCATGATGGGGAGCGTCGCCGAACGGACCACCGAAATCGGCGTCTTTCGTGCCATCGGCTTCCGCAAGAGCCACATCATGCGGATTATTCTTCTGGAGGCGGCTCTCGTGAGCCTGCTGGCCGGCGTCCTCGGCTACGCCGCCGGTATGGGGGGGGCCAAGGTGGCCCTGCCGTTCATGGCCGAGGCCACGGATGCGGCGCTGGTCTGGGACCCGTCGGTCATGGCCGGTTCCATTGCGCTTTCACTCGTCGTCGGGATGCTGGCCAGCCTCTACCCGGCCCTCCATGCGAGCAGGCTCGACCCGACCGAAGCCCTGCGGGCCCTCTAA
- a CDS encoding site-specific integrase, with translation MKGDLERQARELVGKEWGKAARTREKLRANVREFARFCETRYGLTRINGIKTHMVQAYVQALRERGVAPSTMADKVTAIRVLAAAVGKANIVPFANAALGISRRQARKSTGPADAARLAEIRATLHSRAEGGNPVALMMRAADVLRREFGLRVKESLLPACAEERGSRSYLVVEAPGRRPLVLEVVTEGQVAAVSVAAETAARLGNEGLRIIPPGMALKRAYDAQRNEWRALGGTREHGATMGADRG, from the coding sequence ATGAAGGGAGACCTGGAACGGCAGGCCCGGGAGCTGGTGGGCAAGGAGTGGGGCAAGGCGGCACGGACCCGGGAGAAGCTGCGGGCAAACGTGCGGGAGTTTGCCCGGTTCTGTGAGACGCGGTATGGGCTCACACGGATCAACGGCATCAAGACCCACATGGTGCAGGCCTATGTGCAGGCGTTACGGGAGCGGGGGGTGGCCCCCTCAACGATGGCGGACAAGGTGACGGCGATCCGGGTGCTTGCGGCGGCGGTGGGCAAGGCGAACATCGTGCCGTTTGCCAACGCGGCTCTCGGCATCTCGCGTCGTCAGGCGCGAAAGAGCACCGGACCGGCGGACGCGGCAAGGCTTGCGGAGATCAGGGCGACGCTGCACTCCCGGGCCGAAGGGGGCAACCCGGTGGCCCTGATGATGCGGGCGGCGGATGTCCTGCGGCGGGAGTTTGGGCTTCGGGTGAAGGAGTCGCTGCTGCCGGCATGTGCTGAGGAGCGTGGCAGCAGGAGCTACCTTGTGGTGGAGGCCCCGGGTCGGCGCCCCCTGGTGCTGGAGGTGGTAACTGAGGGCCAGGTGGCCGCTGTCTCCGTGGCGGCCGAGACCGCCGCGCGGCTCGGCAATGAGGGGCTCAGGATCATCCCGCCGGGGATGGCTCTGAAACGGGCCTATGACGCCCAGCGCAACGAATGGCGTGCCCTTGGAGGGACCAGGGAGCACGGGGCGACCATGGGAGCGGACAGGGGCTAG
- a CDS encoding tyrosine-type recombinase/integrase, whose translation MKKVRLNEPQPRGGAIKRRKGSSILYVDLYYFGVRVTKSTGLVDSPQNRAKVRRFLEKSMEQIEQQTFRFAEAFPGASTRKKRFFAEREGREFHPEPQHVLFGPFAREWMKRMIPAMTSPTKRKDYTSALEGRILPHFARLSFYQITSLEVQAFIASLSKENGIKKGKPLSRQRVANILIPLRRIWEDAADHHRWTLRNPFETISRHLPARVPKRRDKVFRFREWLRFLECAPPCYRPHLEFLVLTGLSASETAGLRKADVGEKSIAVQHAIVLGEEKDLLKNRYRHRTVPLTERLRQVVARAAQQHPSSPYLFSMEDGRPFDGNSFRKVCWNRALKESQVQDKTPYSTRHTFCAWALTIGMNPMRLYRLMGHSSKQMVYQNYGEYVEGLEDDAEEILNYFGVDFLVKPRKNLSPLLVFGDSYGDSRELIPLTIGIN comes from the coding sequence ATGAAGAAGGTACGGTTGAACGAGCCCCAGCCCCGGGGGGGCGCCATCAAGCGGCGCAAGGGGAGCAGTATCCTGTATGTGGATCTCTACTATTTCGGCGTGCGGGTCACGAAGTCTACGGGACTGGTCGATTCGCCGCAGAACCGGGCCAAGGTCCGCAGGTTCCTTGAAAAGTCCATGGAGCAGATCGAGCAGCAGACGTTCCGGTTTGCGGAGGCGTTTCCCGGGGCGAGCACCCGGAAGAAGCGGTTTTTTGCCGAACGGGAGGGGCGGGAGTTTCATCCCGAGCCCCAGCATGTCCTCTTTGGCCCCTTCGCGCGGGAGTGGATGAAGCGGATGATTCCCGCGATGACGTCGCCGACGAAGCGCAAGGATTACACCTCGGCCCTGGAGGGGCGGATTCTCCCTCACTTCGCCAGGCTCTCCTTCTACCAGATCACCTCCCTGGAGGTGCAGGCGTTCATCGCCTCTCTGTCGAAGGAGAACGGTATCAAAAAGGGGAAGCCCCTCTCCCGGCAGCGGGTCGCCAATATCCTGATTCCCCTGCGCCGGATCTGGGAGGATGCGGCGGATCACCACCGCTGGACGCTGCGAAATCCCTTCGAGACCATCAGCCGGCATCTGCCGGCGCGGGTGCCGAAGCGCCGGGATAAGGTGTTCCGGTTCCGGGAGTGGCTGCGGTTTCTGGAGTGCGCCCCACCCTGCTACCGGCCGCACCTGGAGTTTCTGGTGCTGACGGGGCTGTCGGCCAGCGAGACGGCGGGGCTGCGCAAAGCCGACGTGGGGGAGAAGAGCATCGCGGTCCAGCATGCCATTGTCCTTGGGGAGGAGAAGGATCTCCTCAAGAACCGGTACCGCCACCGCACGGTTCCCCTGACCGAGCGGCTGCGCCAGGTGGTGGCCCGGGCGGCGCAGCAGCATCCCTCCTCGCCCTATCTCTTCTCCATGGAGGATGGCAGGCCCTTCGACGGCAATTCCTTCCGCAAGGTCTGCTGGAACAGGGCGCTGAAGGAGTCGCAGGTGCAGGACAAGACCCCCTACAGCACCCGTCATACCTTCTGCGCCTGGGCGCTCACCATCGGGATGAATCCGATGCGGCTCTACCGGCTGATGGGTCATTCGAGCAAGCAGATGGTCTATCAGAACTACGGGGAGTATGTGGAGGGGCTGGAGGATGACGCGGAGGAGATTCTCAACTACTTCGGTGTGGATTTCCTGGTGAAGCCCAGAAAAAACTTGTCCCCGTTACTGGTCTTTGGGGACAGTTACGGGGACAGTCGGGAACTGATTCCGTTAACCATCGGAATCAACTAG